A single genomic interval of Nocardia bhagyanarayanae harbors:
- a CDS encoding NlpC/P60 family protein: MSGVLAAGVLATALYASGPAVADPVALPSTASEAVQRMIDLSRQSEQLNQQALSAQDELDAKLAVQEEADAKLAATTQVADAARAEVRKFQPVIDRTAIATYQGARTNRMYAVLVSDSPQQLLDQMSTLDVLSAQTADQLKEFKKATDAAESAESAARAAADAARGAAEKADQVRADLERKRSELGGAIAQVIEAWSSLSVKDRSALAGSPFPPGFDRDTLLQGLVPGSGTSALAAGLTRVGDPYVWGATGPDKFDCSGLVQWAFKQVGKNVPRTSSAQASYGTPVSKENMQPGDVVFFYSDISHVGIYAGNGLMLHASTFGVPVAVAPMGTTPFHSARRY; encoded by the coding sequence GTGAGTGGAGTACTGGCGGCGGGAGTGCTGGCCACGGCCCTTTACGCGAGCGGTCCCGCGGTCGCCGACCCGGTCGCACTGCCGAGCACCGCGAGCGAGGCGGTGCAGCGGATGATCGATCTCTCGCGTCAGTCCGAGCAGCTCAATCAGCAGGCGCTGAGCGCCCAGGACGAACTCGACGCCAAACTCGCGGTGCAGGAGGAGGCCGACGCGAAGCTGGCCGCGACCACCCAGGTCGCCGACGCCGCCCGCGCCGAGGTCCGCAAGTTCCAGCCGGTCATCGACCGCACCGCGATCGCCACCTATCAGGGCGCGCGCACCAATCGCATGTACGCCGTGCTGGTCAGCGATTCTCCGCAGCAGCTGCTCGATCAGATGTCCACGCTGGACGTGCTCAGCGCGCAGACCGCCGATCAGCTCAAAGAGTTCAAGAAGGCGACCGACGCGGCCGAGTCCGCCGAGTCCGCCGCGCGCGCCGCCGCCGACGCTGCCCGCGGCGCCGCCGAGAAGGCCGACCAGGTGCGCGCCGATCTCGAACGCAAACGCAGCGAGCTGGGCGGCGCGATCGCCCAGGTGATCGAGGCGTGGAGCTCGCTGTCCGTCAAGGACCGCTCCGCGCTGGCCGGATCGCCGTTCCCGCCCGGCTTCGATCGGGACACGCTGCTACAAGGACTGGTTCCCGGCAGCGGAACCAGCGCGCTGGCCGCCGGGCTCACCCGCGTCGGCGACCCGTACGTCTGGGGCGCGACCGGACCGGACAAGTTCGACTGCTCGGGCCTGGTGCAGTGGGCGTTCAAGCAGGTCGGCAAGAACGTGCCGCGCACGAGCTCGGCGCAGGCGTCCTACGGCACGCCCGTCTCGAAAGAGAACATGCAGCCCGGCGACGTGGTGTTCTTCTACTCCGACATCTCGCATGTCGGCATCTACGCGGGCAACGGACTCATGTTGCACGCCTCGACTTTCGGCGTGCCGGTTGCCGTAGCGCCCATGGGGACGACACCGTTCCACTCCGCTAGGCGATACTGA
- a CDS encoding SRPBCC family protein, with protein sequence MADRTQRSILIEAPSKRVMAVIADLESYPEWVSAAKSVEVLEKGADGRARTARFVLDAGVVKDTYVLTYTWRADDKAVSWKLISGDLQKAQDGTYELVDQPDGSTQVIYELTVDLNIPMIGMFKRKAEKVITDTALKELKKRVEG encoded by the coding sequence ATGGCCGACCGGACCCAGAGGTCGATCCTCATCGAGGCCCCCTCGAAGCGGGTGATGGCCGTCATCGCCGATCTGGAGTCCTACCCGGAGTGGGTCTCGGCGGCGAAGTCCGTCGAGGTGCTGGAGAAGGGCGCGGACGGCCGGGCGCGCACCGCCCGCTTCGTGCTCGACGCGGGCGTCGTCAAGGACACTTACGTGCTGACCTACACCTGGCGAGCCGACGACAAGGCGGTCAGCTGGAAGCTCATCAGCGGCGATCTGCAGAAGGCGCAGGACGGGACCTACGAACTCGTCGACCAGCCCGACGGCAGCACCCAGGTGATCTACGAGCTCACCGTGGATCTCAACATCCCGATGATCGGCATGTTCAAGCGCAAGGCCGAGAAGGTCATCACCGATACCGCGCTGAAGGAACTGAAGAAACGGGTCGAAGGCTGA
- a CDS encoding ArsA family ATPase — protein sequence MSYARAGQTVLLASLDQAHSLGDALGFRFPHDPGTVTGITRVLPGLDVIEVDSLALLEDRFREVTRMLSAGGAHTHDHGIDLAALDPAELTGLPGVQELLMLVEIAQFADEDEWDVVVVDCPPSADMLRIVTAPDTLLGYLERIWPPHARAMSTIGTDLRRAVLAATVDRIVKAVGEVRDLLADHDRTGARLVTVAERVALAESGRVRSATALLGLRLDAVIVNKVLPPMPEPSGPAEAAHPAVHWYHNRRAEQFDVIEALGKAMRGIPVLIAQHTGAEPVGLGSLQALSFGVGSAASDAETAPMLGDNPAEVRTRSGEPVVRLESGTGLHSVYAMRMHLPVVDPATLRLGRVEDDLIVGADGVRRRLRLAPVLRRCTVDDAELDSGYLVVRFRPDPDVWPLTPEGR from the coding sequence ATGTCCTACGCCCGCGCCGGGCAGACGGTGCTGCTGGCCTCCCTCGATCAGGCGCATTCGCTCGGCGACGCGCTCGGTTTCCGTTTCCCGCACGATCCGGGCACGGTCACCGGAATCACCAGGGTGCTGCCGGGACTCGACGTCATCGAAGTGGATTCCCTGGCGCTGCTGGAGGATCGGTTCCGCGAGGTGACCCGGATGCTGTCGGCAGGCGGCGCGCACACCCACGATCACGGCATCGACTTGGCCGCGCTGGATCCCGCCGAGCTGACCGGCCTGCCCGGCGTGCAGGAACTGCTGATGCTGGTGGAGATCGCCCAGTTCGCCGACGAGGACGAGTGGGACGTCGTCGTCGTGGACTGCCCGCCCTCGGCGGACATGCTGCGCATCGTCACCGCGCCCGACACCCTGCTCGGCTACCTGGAACGGATCTGGCCCCCGCACGCGCGTGCGATGAGCACCATCGGCACCGACCTGCGCCGGGCGGTGCTCGCCGCCACCGTGGATCGGATCGTCAAGGCCGTCGGCGAGGTGCGCGACCTGCTCGCCGATCACGACCGCACCGGCGCGCGACTGGTCACCGTCGCCGAGCGGGTCGCGCTCGCCGAGTCAGGGCGGGTGCGTTCGGCGACCGCGTTGCTCGGGCTGCGGCTGGACGCGGTGATCGTCAACAAGGTGCTGCCGCCGATGCCCGAACCGTCCGGCCCGGCCGAGGCGGCGCATCCCGCGGTGCACTGGTACCACAACCGCAGGGCCGAACAGTTCGACGTGATCGAGGCGCTCGGCAAGGCCATGCGCGGCATCCCGGTGCTGATCGCCCAGCACACCGGCGCGGAGCCGGTGGGTCTCGGGTCGCTGCAGGCGCTGTCCTTCGGTGTCGGTTCCGCCGCGTCGGACGCCGAAACTGCACCTATGCTGGGCGACAATCCGGCGGAGGTTCGCACACGTTCCGGTGAACCGGTGGTTCGATTGGAATCGGGCACGGGTCTGCATTCGGTGTACGCGATGCGGATGCACCTGCCCGTCGTCGATCCGGCGACGCTGCGACTGGGACGAGTGGAGGACGATTTGATCGTGGGAGCGGACGGTGTGCGGCGCCGGTTGCGCCTGGCGCCGGTGTTGCGGCGGTGCACGGTCGACGACGCCGAACTCGACAGCGGATACCTGGTCGTGCGTTTCCGCCCTGATCCGGACGTGTGGCCGCTGACGCCCGAGGGCCGCTGA
- a CDS encoding lysophospholipid acyltransferase family protein yields the protein MFYWLLKFVLVGPFIRLYNRPTVEGVENIPAHGPAIMAGNHLSFADWLFAPLSSPRRINYLAKAEYFTTPGFKGRLQKFFFSGTGQYPIDRSGASAAEDALNAARKLLDEGRLVGLYPEGTRSPDGRLYKGKTGLARLALETGVPVIPVAVIGTNEVSPPGPFKWRRRKVTIKYGAPLDFSRYEGMSGNRFVERAVTDEVMYELMRLSGQEYVDVYAHSLKGVPSGSKPEASRIPDTAAS from the coding sequence ATGTTCTACTGGCTGCTGAAGTTCGTGCTCGTGGGACCCTTCATTCGTCTCTACAATCGGCCGACCGTAGAGGGCGTGGAGAACATCCCGGCGCACGGGCCGGCCATCATGGCGGGTAATCACCTATCCTTCGCCGACTGGCTGTTCGCTCCGCTGTCGAGCCCGCGGCGGATCAACTACCTCGCCAAGGCCGAGTACTTCACCACCCCCGGCTTCAAGGGCCGCCTGCAGAAGTTCTTCTTCAGCGGCACCGGCCAGTACCCGATCGACCGCAGCGGCGCCTCCGCCGCCGAGGACGCGCTGAACGCCGCGCGCAAGCTGCTCGACGAGGGCCGCCTGGTCGGCCTCTACCCCGAGGGCACCCGCTCTCCCGACGGCCGCCTCTACAAGGGCAAGACCGGCCTGGCCCGGCTCGCGCTCGAAACCGGCGTGCCCGTCATCCCCGTCGCCGTCATCGGCACCAACGAGGTCTCCCCGCCCGGCCCCTTCAAGTGGCGCCGCCGCAAGGTGACGATCAAGTACGGCGCCCCCCTCGACTTCTCTCGCTACGAGGGCATGAGCGGCAACCGCTTCGTCGAACGCGCCGTCACCGACGAGGTCATGTACGAGCTCATGCGACTGAGCGGCCAGGAATACGTCGACGTCTACGCCCACAGCCTCAAGGGCGTCCCCTCCGGCTCCAAGCCCGAGGCCTCCCGCATCCCCGACACCGCCGCCAGCTGA
- a CDS encoding glycosyltransferase family 4 protein, with amino-acid sequence MARTLLVTNDFPPRPGGIQSYLQALAGELPPDDLVVYAPRWRGDSHLKFDAKQKFQVVRHPTTLMLPTPLVLRRAARLLRDEKCDTVWFGAAAPLALLSPRLRRAGAERILASTHGHEVGWSMLPGARQALRAIGDHTDVVTYVSKYTRGRFASAFGAGAALEYLPPGVDTEVFRPDPAARAELRERYGLGDRPTILCLSRLVPRKGQDVLIAAMREIRDRVDGAVLVIAGGGPYEDKLRGLAAALEVSDSVVFTGRVPSAELAAHHTIADVFAMPCRTRGAGLDVEGLGIVYLEASATGVPVVAGRSGGAPETVLEGKTGRVVDGRKVTEIADALVDILADRDAAAAMGAAGRAWVDQNWRWDTLGARLRHLLR; translated from the coding sequence ATGGCCCGAACTCTGCTGGTTACCAATGATTTCCCGCCGCGGCCGGGCGGTATCCAGTCGTACCTGCAGGCGCTCGCCGGAGAGCTGCCGCCCGACGATCTGGTGGTCTACGCGCCGCGGTGGCGCGGTGACTCGCACCTGAAGTTCGATGCCAAGCAGAAGTTCCAGGTGGTACGCCATCCCACGACCCTGATGCTGCCGACGCCGCTGGTCCTGCGCCGGGCCGCGCGGCTGCTGCGCGACGAGAAGTGCGACACCGTCTGGTTCGGCGCGGCGGCGCCGCTCGCCCTGCTCTCGCCGCGGCTGCGCCGGGCGGGCGCCGAGCGCATCCTGGCCAGCACGCACGGACACGAGGTCGGCTGGTCGATGCTGCCCGGCGCGAGACAGGCGCTGCGCGCGATCGGCGACCACACCGACGTCGTCACCTACGTCAGCAAGTACACCCGCGGCCGGTTCGCCTCCGCCTTCGGCGCGGGCGCGGCGCTGGAATACCTGCCCCCGGGCGTCGACACCGAGGTGTTCCGCCCCGATCCCGCGGCCCGCGCCGAACTGCGCGAGCGCTACGGGCTCGGCGATCGCCCGACCATCCTGTGCCTGTCCCGGCTCGTCCCGCGCAAGGGTCAGGACGTGCTGATCGCGGCGATGCGCGAGATTCGCGATCGCGTCGACGGCGCAGTGCTCGTCATCGCGGGCGGCGGACCCTACGAGGACAAGTTGCGTGGTCTGGCGGCCGCGCTCGAGGTGAGCGACAGCGTGGTGTTCACCGGCCGCGTCCCCTCGGCCGAACTCGCCGCGCACCACACCATCGCCGACGTCTTCGCCATGCCGTGCCGCACCCGCGGCGCCGGACTCGACGTCGAAGGTCTCGGCATCGTCTACCTGGAGGCCTCGGCCACGGGCGTTCCTGTGGTCGCGGGCCGCTCCGGCGGCGCGCCGGAAACCGTGCTGGAGGGCAAGACCGGCCGAGTGGTGGACGGACGCAAGGTCACCGAGATCGCCGACGCGCTCGTCGACATCCTCGCCGACCGCGACGCCGCCGCGGCCATGGGCGCCGCGGGACGCGCCTGGGTGGACCAGAACTGGCGCTGGGACACCCTCGGCGCGCGCCTCCGCCACCTCCTCCGCTGA
- a CDS encoding phosphoribosylanthranilate isomerase yields the protein MPVRAKLCGIRSESDLRIAIDAGADAVGFIAGVTHVSEDALDTDRAAWLAGQTPPFVTRVLVTHLGSAEAILELAEHVDVDAVQIHGLVTGETVRQVRSASTHRIIRAVHVTGPEAVGIARAAAADCDAVLLDSRTTDRLGGTGRTHDWSVSAAIVDELRVLGRPVILAGGLNTANVGDAIRKVRPFAVDVNSGVEHPSGDKSADACADFVTSARLALP from the coding sequence GTGCCGGTGCGTGCGAAGCTGTGCGGAATCAGGTCCGAAAGCGACCTGCGGATCGCGATCGACGCGGGCGCCGACGCGGTCGGGTTCATCGCGGGCGTCACCCACGTCAGCGAAGACGCGCTCGACACCGACCGGGCCGCATGGCTCGCCGGGCAGACGCCGCCGTTCGTCACCAGGGTTCTGGTCACCCATCTCGGGAGCGCCGAGGCGATCCTCGAACTCGCCGAACATGTTGACGTGGACGCAGTTCAGATCCACGGCCTGGTGACCGGCGAGACCGTTCGGCAGGTGCGCTCGGCCTCGACGCACCGAATCATCCGAGCCGTGCACGTCACCGGGCCCGAGGCCGTCGGTATTGCCCGAGCGGCCGCGGCGGATTGCGATGCGGTCCTGTTGGATTCGCGCACGACCGACCGCCTGGGCGGCACCGGCCGTACCCACGACTGGTCCGTGAGCGCGGCGATCGTCGACGAGCTGCGCGTGCTCGGCCGACCCGTCATCCTGGCGGGCGGCCTGAACACGGCCAATGTCGGCGACGCCATACGCAAGGTCCGCCCCTTCGCCGTCGACGTCAACAGCGGAGTCGAACACCCCTCCGGCGACAAATCCGCCGATGCCTGCGCCGACTTCGTCACCAGCGCCCGCCTCGCCCTGCCCTGA
- a CDS encoding polyketide cyclase / dehydrase and lipid transport, whose amino-acid sequence MSSIQVADQTFVAASGAAVAEVLEGPNKWRQWWPDLTLEVRENRGDKGIRWSVSGALTGSMEVWLEPSLDGVILHYFLHCEPQGAERMSPRQLLAANRARRVAGKNMSFEIKARLEAGRPAGVTPAA is encoded by the coding sequence GTGAGCAGTATTCAGGTCGCGGACCAGACGTTCGTCGCCGCCTCGGGCGCGGCGGTCGCCGAAGTGCTCGAGGGTCCGAACAAATGGCGCCAGTGGTGGCCGGACCTCACCCTCGAGGTTCGGGAGAACCGCGGCGACAAGGGAATTCGCTGGTCGGTGTCCGGAGCGCTGACGGGCAGCATGGAGGTGTGGCTGGAACCCTCGCTGGACGGGGTGATCCTGCATTACTTCCTGCACTGCGAACCGCAGGGCGCCGAACGGATGTCGCCGCGCCAGTTGCTCGCCGCCAACCGGGCTCGTCGAGTCGCGGGCAAGAACATGTCCTTCGAGATCAAGGCGCGGCTCGAGGCGGGCCGCCCGGCCGGCGTGACGCCCGCAGCCTGA
- a CDS encoding ROK family protein produces MTHQVAAAPPLTVGIDVGGTNIRASVVDGDGEVLDTVQSPTPHSAHSLEDALDRAVRELCRRHPIGAVGLAVAGFVNGDRSTVRFAPHLPWQDAPVAARLGERLELPVILEHDANAAAWAEYRFGAAAGGHNVVLVAIGTGIGAALLIEGKLYRGSHGVAPELGHLQVVPQGRVCPCGKHGCWERYCSGTALADTAIELLATDPGRSTVLAREVYRDPGSLTGRRVAGAAQDGDPVALAAMADFARWLGLGLAFVSDIFDPDLVVIAGGVSSSAPLFLDEAREEYARALTGAGHRPLARIRTTQLGEAAGMIGAAELARAVLDEPGRRPSRVARSGR; encoded by the coding sequence ATGACGCACCAGGTGGCAGCCGCGCCCCCGCTGACCGTCGGTATCGACGTCGGCGGCACCAACATTCGCGCCTCGGTGGTGGACGGCGACGGCGAGGTGCTCGACACCGTGCAGTCGCCGACCCCGCACAGCGCACACTCGCTGGAGGACGCGCTCGACCGCGCCGTGCGCGAGCTGTGCCGCCGCCATCCGATCGGCGCGGTCGGTCTGGCCGTCGCCGGATTCGTCAACGGCGACCGCTCCACCGTCCGGTTCGCACCGCACCTGCCGTGGCAGGACGCGCCCGTCGCGGCGCGGCTCGGCGAGCGCCTCGAGCTGCCGGTCATCCTGGAGCACGACGCCAACGCCGCGGCGTGGGCCGAGTACCGATTCGGCGCGGCGGCGGGCGGGCACAACGTGGTGCTTGTCGCGATCGGCACCGGCATCGGGGCGGCGCTGCTCATCGAGGGCAAGCTCTATCGCGGCTCGCACGGCGTCGCGCCGGAACTCGGTCATCTGCAGGTGGTGCCGCAGGGGCGGGTCTGCCCGTGCGGCAAGCACGGCTGCTGGGAAAGGTATTGCAGCGGAACGGCGCTCGCCGACACCGCGATCGAGCTGCTCGCCACCGACCCCGGACGCTCGACGGTGCTGGCCAGGGAGGTCTACCGCGATCCCGGTTCGCTCACGGGCCGCCGGGTGGCGGGCGCGGCGCAGGACGGCGATCCGGTCGCGCTCGCCGCGATGGCCGATTTCGCGCGCTGGCTCGGGCTCGGGCTCGCATTCGTCAGCGACATCTTCGATCCCGATCTGGTCGTCATCGCGGGCGGGGTGAGCAGTTCGGCGCCGCTGTTCCTCGATGAGGCGCGCGAGGAGTACGCCCGCGCGCTCACCGGCGCCGGCCACCGTCCGCTGGCTCGCATCCGCACCACCCAGCTCGGCGAAGCGGCGGGCATGATCGGCGCCGCCGAACTGGCTCGCGCGGTGCTCGACGAACCGGGTCGGCGCCCCTCGCGAGTCGCGCGCAGCGGGCGCTGA